The Impatiens glandulifera chromosome 8, dImpGla2.1, whole genome shotgun sequence genome includes a window with the following:
- the LOC124913429 gene encoding ethylene-responsive transcription factor 1B-like: MDSCSFLTPSFSSSDFSGENTPPSPSPSWETSLTYTNNYNEMILFKTHNKSTNTSSKSDPEKSYRGVRKRPWGKFAAEIRDSTRNGIRVWLGTFESAEAAALAYDQAAFAMRGTTAVLNFSVERVRESLKEMKYTSEEACSPVMALKKRHSMRRIRTKKKIENDFKLVLEDLGNEYLEELLLTSVSQNC, translated from the coding sequence ATGGATTCATGTAGTTTCCTCACTCCCTCCTTCTCCTCGTCAGACTTCTCCGGCGAGAATACACCGCCGTCGCCGTCGCCGTCATGGGAAACCAGTCTCACTTACACCAACAATTACAACGAGATGATTCTCTTCAAAACCCACAACAAATCCACAAACACTTCGTCTAAATCCGATCCAGAAAAGTCATACAGAGGAGTTAGAAAACGACCCTGGGGGAAATTTGCAGCAGAAATAAGAGATTCAACAAGAAATGGGATTAGGGTTTGGCTTGGAACATTCGAAAGTGCAGAGGCAGCTGCTTTAGCATATGATCAGGCTGCTTTCGCCATGAGAGGAACCACGGCAGTTCTTAATTTCTCGGTGGAAAGGGTTCGAGAATCGCTCAAGGAGATGAAGTATACGTCGGAGGAAGCTTGTTCGCCGGTAATGGCGTTGAAGAAAAGACATTCAATGAGGAGGATCAGGACGAAGAAGAAGATTGAGAATGATTTTAAATTGGTGTTGGAAGATTTGGGAAATGAGTATTTGGAAGAACTATTATTGACCTCTGTTTctcaaaattgttaa
- the LOC124912865 gene encoding probable inorganic phosphate transporter 1-3, producing MAKAEHEQKLQVLDALDKAKTQLYHFTAIVIAGMGFFTDAYDLFSISLVTKLMGRIYYYVPGSPKPGTLPPAVSSSVTGVALVGTLVGQLFFGWLGDKLGRKKVYGITLILMVVCSLASGLSFGSSPKGVMTTLCFFRFWLGFGIGGDYPLSATIMSEYANKKTRGAFIAAVFAMQGFGILFSGIVSLIVSASFDRAFPSPTYAVSPLASTRPESDYIWRIILMFGALPAGITFYWRIKMPETARYTALVAHNAKQAAEDMKRVLNTEIVAEEEKVQQIMNDSSNNFGLFTKQFLRRHGLHLLGTTSTWFLLDIAFYSQNLFQKDIFSAIGWIPKAATMNAIQEVYRIARAQTLIALCSTVPGYWFTVALIDVIGRFTIQLIGFFFMTVFMFALAFPYNHWTLPENRIGFVVMYSLTFFFANFGPNATTFVVPAEIFPARLRSTCHGISAAAGKAGAIVGVYGFLYAAQSKDKTKTDAGYQPGIGVKNSLIILGVINALGFVLTLLCVPEPNGKSLEEMSRENEVEITSNTKVTVTV from the coding sequence ATGGCGAAAGCAGAGCATGAACAGAAGCTTCAAGTGCTTGATGCACTTGACAAGGCAAAAACTCAGCTCTACCATTTCACGGCCATCGTGATTGCTGGAATGGGCTTCTTCACAGATGCCTACGATCTCTTCAGCATCTCCTTGGTCACTAAGCTTATGGGTCGGATCTATTATTACGTACCGGGTTCCCCCAAGCCCGGGACTCTCCCACCCGCAGTCTCATCCTCCGTCACCGGTGTGGCCCTCGTCGGAACCCTAGTTGGCCAGCTCTTCTTCGGTTGGCTCGGAGACAAGTTGGGTCGTAAGAAGGTGTACGGTATCACGCTTATTCTCATGGTTGTCTGTTCCCTGGCCTCGGGGCTTTCATTCGGGAGCTCCCCCAAGGGAGTGATGACCACCCTCTGTTTCTTCAGGTTCTGGCTAGGCTTTGGCATCGGCGGGGACTATCCTCTCTCCGCCACCATCATGTCCGAGTACGCCAACAAGAAGACTCGCGGGGCGTTCATAGCCGCCGTGTTTGCCATGCAAGGGTTCGGGATCTTGTTCAGCGGGATTGTTTCTCTCATTGTCTCTGCTTCCTTCGATCGTGCCTTTCCATCCCCGACTTATGCAGTCAGCCCACTCGCCTCAACAAGGCCCGAGTCGGACTACATCTGGAGGATAATACTAATGTTCGGCGCACTCCCCGCCGGGATAACATTCTACTGGAGGATCAAGATGCCCGAAACTGCGCGTTACACGGCCCTGGTGGCTCATAATGCTAAACAGGCGGCTGAGGACATGAAGAGGGTGTTGAACACCGAGATTGTAGCCGAGGAGGAGAAGGTTCAACAGATCATGAACGATTCGTCCAATAACTTTGGACTCTTCACCAAGCAATTCCTTCGCCGTCACGGCCTCCACCTTCTAGGAACCACCTCCACTTGGTTCCTGCTCGACATTGCCTTCTACAGCCAGAACCTCTTCCAAAAGGACATCTTCAGCGCCATCGGTTGGATTCCCAAGGCGGCCACCATGAATGCCATCCAAGAGGTGTATCGTATCGCCAGGGCCCAGACCCTAATCGCGCTTTGTAGCACGGTCCCGGGCTATTGGTTCACCGTAGCTTTGATAGATGTGATCGGGAGGTTCACCATTCAGTTGATTGGTTTCTTCTTCATGACCGTCTTCATGTTTGCTCTCGCGTTCCCATATAACCATTGGACGTTGCCAGAAAATAGAATTGGTTTTGTGGTGATGTATTCGTTGACCTTCTTTTTCGCCAATTTCGGGCCCAACGCGACCACCTTCGTGGTCCCCGCCGAGATCTTCCCGGCCCGATTGAGATCCACTTGTCACGGTATATCGGCGGCAGCAGGGAAGGCCGGAGCTATCGTGGGGGTTTACGGATTCTTGTACGCGGCGCAGTCAAAGGACAAGACCAAGACCGACGCAGGGTACCAACCGGGCATCGGCGTGAAGAATTCTCTCATCATTTTAGGTGTAATAAACGCTCTTGGATTCGTTCTCACCCTCTTGTGCGTGCCTGAGCCCAACGGTAAGTCTCTGGAGGAAATGTCGCGTGAAAACGAAGTTGAAATTACAAGCAACACAAAAGTAACTGTGACGGTTTGA
- the LOC124913428 gene encoding probable inorganic phosphate transporter 1-3, whose amino-acid sequence MAKAEHEQKLQVLDALDKAKTQLYHFTAIVIAGMGFFTDAYDLFSISLVTKLMGRIYYYVPGSPKPGTLPPAVSSSVTGVALVGTLVGQLFFGWLGDKLGRKKVYGITLILMVVCSLASGLSFGSSPKGVMTTLCFFRFWLGFGIGGDYPLSATIMSEYANKKTRGAFIAAVFAMQGFGILFSGIVSLIVSASFDRAFPSPTYAVSPLASTRPESDYIWRIILMFGALPAGITFYWRIKMPETARYTALVAHNAKQAAEDMKRVLNTEIVAEEEKVQQIMNDSSNNFGLFTKQFLRRHGLHLLGTTSTWFLLDIAFYSQNLFQKDIFSAIGWIPKAATMNAIQEVYRIARAQTLIALCSTVPGYWFTVALIDVIGRFTIQLIGFFFMTVFMFALAFPYNHWTLPENRIGFVVMYSLTFFFANFGPNATTFVVPAEIFPARLRSTCHGISAAAGKAGAIVGVYGFLYAAQSKDKTKTDAGYQPGIGVKNSLIILGVINALGFVLTLLCVPEPNGKSLEEMSRENEAES is encoded by the exons ATGGCGAAAGCAGAGCATGAACAGAAGCTTCAAGTGCTTGATGCACTTGACAAGGCAAAAACTCAGCTCTACCATTTCACGGCCATCGTGATTGCTGGAATGGGCTTCTTCACAGATGCCTACGATCTCTTCAGCATCTCCTTGGTCACTAAGCTTATGGGTCGGATCTATTATTACGTACCGGGTTCCCCCAAGCCCGGGACTCTCCCACCCGCAGTCTCATCCTCCGTCACCGGTGTGGCCCTCGTCGGAACCCTAGTTGGCCAGCTCTTCTTCGGTTGGCTCGGAGACAAGTTGGGTCGTAAGAAGGTGTACGGTATCACGCTTATTCTCATGGTTGTCTGTTCCCTGGCCTCGGGGCTTTCATTCGGGAGCTCCCCCAAGGGAGTGATGACCACCCTCTGTTTCTTCAGGTTCTGGCTAGGCTTTGGCATCGGCGGGGACTATCCTCTCTCCGCCACCATCATGTCCGAGTACGCCAACAAGAAGACTCGCGGGGCGTTCATAGCCGCCGTGTTTGCCATGCAAGGGTTCGGGATCTTGTTCAGCGGGATTGTTTCTCTCATTGTCTCTGCTTCCTTCGATCGTGCCTTTCCATCCCCGACTTATGCAGTCAGCCCACTCGCCTCAACAAGGCCCGAGTCGGACTACATCTGGAGGATAATACTAATGTTCGGCGCACTCCCCGCCGGGATAACATTCTACTGGAGGATCAAGATGCCCGAAACTGCGCGTTACACGGCCCTGGTGGCTCATAATGCTAAACAGGCGGCTGAGGACATGAAGAGGGTGTTGAACACCGAGATTGTAGCCGAGGAGGAGAAGGTTCAACAGATCATGAACGATTCGTCCAATAACTTTGGACTCTTCACCAAGCAATTCCTTCGCCGTCACGGCCTCCACCTTCTAGGAACCACCTCCACTTGGTTCCTGCTCGACATTGCCTTCTACAGCCAGAACCTCTTCCAAAAGGACATCTTCAGCGCCATCGGTTGGATTCCCAAGGCGGCCACCATGAATGCCATCCAAGAGGTGTATCGTATCGCCAGGGCCCAGACCCTAATCGCGCTTTGTAGCACGGTCCCGGGCTATTGGTTCACCGTAGCTTTGATAGATGTGATCGGGAGGTTCACCATTCAGTTGATTGGTTTCTTCTTCATGACCGTCTTCATGTTTGCTCTCGCGTTCCCATATAACCATTGGACGTTGCCAGAAAATAGAATTGGTTTTGTGGTGATGTATTCGTTGACCTTCTTTTTCGCCAATTTCGGGCCCAACGCGACCACCTTCGTGGTCCCCGCCGAGATCTTCCCGGCCCGATTGAGATCCACTTGTCACGGTATATCGGCGGCAGCAGGGAAGGCCGGAGCTATCGTGGGGGTTTACGGATTCTTGTACGCGGCGCAGTCAAAGGACAAGACCAAGACCGACGCAGGGTACCAACCGGGCATCGGCGTGAAGAATTCTCTCATCATTTTAGGTGTAATAAACGCTCTTGGATTCGTTCTCACCCTCTTGTGCGTGCCTGAGCCCAACGGTAAGTCTCTGGAGGAAATGTCCCGTGAAAACGAA GCAGAAAGCTAA
- the LOC124912866 gene encoding F-box protein At3g07870-like → MDEEDMELGDLPLPTASSFLRAYTQEILDEWRKKKKKKKRSDQALVKVNIGENPFIPEDLFLNILLSLPIKYILRWRQLSRKWNFQLRSPEFISLHYNHLSQKRFESLKSSSSSSSFILLRAVYDPNNMPLNRRIVLTYLTLKKTGTNIIPTIDREEKVNTVLSLMFTPDDVGLPYPSEIQRVQLFCLFDGLICLGYGLFVMIYNPATRELHLLPTAPSLNNHSFDFQYLTPCILGVWYKSAVKQYKVFSMIYWSDCCKINVYDSTLNDWRRISKTIFGKPHPDVFLLFNGVVHFYMENHLDDRSVIVTLDAISETFGHLELPCFGEFCNISSLLPFRGKLAFLEPNIELNDASLYCDLWVMTEYGVNQSWTKQYSVTIDLLDSLNVFYHYTYRPLTFINFMDEKDDELLMRTHNGKIVCCNLVTGKITDLELSCIYFRTTNIVPYNVESLFTLK, encoded by the coding sequence ATGGACGAAGAAGACATGGAACTTGGTGATCTTCCTCTTCCTACGGCCAGTTCTTTCTTACGTGCCTATACACAGGAAATCCTTGATGAatggagaaagaagaagaagaagaagaaacgatCAGACCAGGCATTGGTCAAAGTTAATATTGGAGAAAATCCTTTCATTCCTGAAGATTTGTTTTTGAATATTCTGTTGAGTTTGCCAATCAAGTATATTCTTCGATGGAGACAACTTTCCAGAAAATGGAACTTTCAATTACGAAGTCCTgaatttatttctcttcattaCAACCATTTGTCACAGAAGAGATTTGAATcattgaaatcatcatcatcatcatcatctttcaTTCTCCTTCGAGCTGTTTATGATCCCAACAACATGCCATTGAACCGTAGGATCGTATTGACATACCTTACCTTAAAGAAAACAGGCACCAACATAATACCCACAATCGACAGAGAAGAAAAAGTTAATACCGTCCTATCATTAATGTTTACACCCGATGATGTAGGACTCCCCTATCCATCAGAGATTCAGCGTGTCCAACTCTTTTGTCTGTTTGACGGTTTGATATGTTTGGGATATGGGTTGTTTGTCATGATCTACAATCCAGCCACTAGAGAATTGCATCTGTTACCTACCGCTCCTAGTTTGAATAACCATTCATTTGATTTTCAATATCTCACTCCTTGTATTTTGGGTGTTTGGTACAAATCTGCGGTGAAACAATACAAAGTCTTTAGTATGATTTATTGGAGTGACTGCTGTAAGATCAATGTATATGATTCTACATTGAATGATTGGAGGAGAATAAGCAAGACAATATTTGGGAAGCCACATCCTGATGTATTCTTATTATTCAATGGAGTTGTTCACTTTTATATGGAGAACCATTTGGATGATCGTTCTGTGATTGTCACATTGGATGCAATTTCGGAAACATTTGGACACCTTGAATTGCCCTGTTTTGGTGAGTTTTGCAATATTTCTTCCTTGTTGCCCTTTCGTGGAAAACTTGCTTTTTTGGAACCGAATATTGAGCTGAATGATGCATCTCTTTATTGTGATTTATGGGTGATGACTGAATATGGCGTGAATCAATCTTGGACCAAGCAATACTCGGTGACTATTGATCTTTTGGATTCATTAAACGTGTTCTATCATTATACATATCGCCCCTTGACGTTTATCAACTTCATGGATGAGAAGGATGATGAATTATTGATGAGAACACATAATGGAAAGATTGTCTGTTGCAACCTTGTCACAGGGAAGATCACTGATTTGGAATTGTCTTGCATTTATTTTAGGACTACAAATATTGTACCTTATAATGTTGAGAGTTTATTTACTCTTAAATGA